In Chitinophaga sp. HK235, a single window of DNA contains:
- a CDS encoding methyltransferase domain-containing protein, protein MEDITVRPVWSVNDAAFDWLYPERIQQLSRRHWTPVEVARKSARFLAGGEGKKILDVGSGVGKFCLIGGYHHPEASFYGIEQRKELHHFAQAAQQHTGLENVHFINGNFTQIDFDDFDHFYFYNAFFENLADEGHIDHTMEYSASLYHYYCRQMFQGLLYKPAGTRVVTFHSMEDEIPPDYQLVDASVDFLLKMWIKRP, encoded by the coding sequence ATGGAAGATATTACAGTGAGACCTGTATGGTCTGTTAATGATGCAGCTTTTGACTGGTTATATCCGGAGCGGATACAGCAGCTGTCCAGGCGTCACTGGACGCCGGTAGAGGTGGCCCGGAAATCAGCAAGGTTTCTGGCCGGAGGCGAGGGAAAAAAAATACTGGACGTCGGCAGTGGCGTTGGTAAATTCTGTTTGATAGGTGGCTATCATCATCCGGAGGCTAGTTTTTATGGTATCGAACAACGGAAGGAGTTACATCATTTTGCACAGGCAGCGCAACAACATACCGGTTTGGAAAATGTGCATTTTATAAATGGTAATTTTACCCAGATAGATTTTGATGATTTTGATCACTTCTATTTTTACAATGCCTTCTTCGAAAACCTGGCAGACGAAGGACATATTGATCATACCATGGAATATTCTGCCAGCCTGTATCATTATTACTGCCGGCAAATGTTTCAGGGGCTGTTATATAAGCCTGCGGGAACACGGGTTGTCACCTTTCACAGCATGGAAGATGAGATCCCGCCTGATTATCAGCTCGTAGATGCCAGTGTAGATTTCCTTTTAAAGATGTGGATCAAAAGACCCTGA
- a CDS encoding YoaK family protein, whose product MLRHTGKKRNYRHNLRLAILLCFTAGMVNAAGLFAFAVLTTNVTGHAALLAQKLATGDFRAARMVGLWLLLFLVGAFFSSYCVNKTGRFKRWRYVIPILCEISILVMVGSLGHTFDHSIVKTEYFAGSLLFAMGMQNALVSAISGYVVRTTHLTGMFTDLGIDLYTLLSTRQHHQTDIRKKVTLRLVIIFFFLAGGIVGGYAFLRLHYATFYLPASVLVITVFYDLFRIRMLKMVHKVRRAMAALQYPPVG is encoded by the coding sequence ATGTTACGCCATACGGGAAAGAAACGAAATTACAGACACAACCTACGACTGGCTATATTGTTATGTTTCACAGCCGGCATGGTCAATGCGGCAGGGCTTTTCGCCTTTGCCGTACTGACCACCAATGTCACCGGACATGCAGCGTTGCTGGCCCAGAAGCTCGCTACAGGCGACTTCCGGGCCGCCCGCATGGTAGGTTTATGGTTACTGCTGTTTCTGGTAGGTGCATTTTTCTCCAGTTATTGTGTCAACAAAACAGGGCGTTTCAAAAGATGGCGGTATGTGATTCCTATACTTTGTGAAATCAGCATCCTCGTCATGGTAGGCAGCCTGGGCCATACTTTCGATCACAGTATCGTTAAAACTGAATATTTTGCGGGGAGCCTTCTTTTTGCCATGGGCATGCAAAATGCGCTGGTGTCGGCTATCTCCGGGTATGTGGTGCGCACCACTCACCTGACAGGTATGTTCACCGATCTGGGCATTGATCTGTACACGTTGTTATCCACACGACAACATCATCAGACAGATATCCGCAAAAAGGTGACGCTTCGCCTGGTGATTATTTTCTTTTTTCTGGCAGGTGGTATCGTTGGGGGTTATGCTTTTCTGCGGCTACATTATGCCACTTTTTATCTGCCGGCCAGTGTATTGGTGATAACCGTGTTTTACGATCTGTTCCGCATCCGGATGCTAAAGATGGTGCATAAAGTCCGCCGCGCTATGGCTGCCCTGCAATATCCACCAGTCGGTTGA
- a CDS encoding Crp/Fnr family transcriptional regulator — protein sequence MLVLGAMSIRDIFPIDKWNFRSESVLADLPQEVYELLMAHREERKYKKNEILFREGAFPSGIFYIVNGKVKKYKADKDGREQIVYLAHSGQLLGYHAVLSEERYPDTAATIEDSTIAFISKEDFLRALDQSPLLTTRLLTALSHEFAVLVNNLTMFAQKTVRERLALQLIIVREKFRIQGEEELPVVIDLSREDLANLVGTARENVIRVLKEFKKEGLLETRGRKIIISDINRLVDIAGQP from the coding sequence ATGCTAGTTTTGGGTGCTATGAGCATCCGGGACATCTTTCCAATAGACAAATGGAATTTCAGAAGCGAATCGGTGCTCGCCGATCTGCCGCAGGAAGTGTATGAACTGCTGATGGCTCACCGCGAAGAACGGAAATATAAGAAGAATGAAATCCTCTTCCGGGAAGGAGCTTTCCCTTCGGGTATTTTCTATATTGTCAACGGGAAAGTAAAAAAATATAAGGCAGATAAAGATGGCCGGGAACAGATTGTTTACCTGGCCCATAGCGGGCAACTGCTGGGTTATCATGCCGTGCTCTCAGAAGAGCGTTATCCGGATACGGCTGCTACTATAGAAGACAGTACTATCGCATTTATCTCCAAAGAAGATTTCCTGCGTGCACTCGATCAATCTCCTTTACTTACTACCAGATTGCTGACTGCGCTCAGTCACGAATTTGCTGTATTGGTCAATAATCTGACCATGTTTGCGCAAAAAACAGTCAGGGAAAGGCTGGCACTGCAGCTGATCATTGTCCGGGAAAAGTTCAGAATACAGGGAGAAGAGGAATTGCCGGTAGTCATCGATTTGAGCAGGGAAGACCTGGCCAACCTGGTAGGCACCGCCAGAGAAAATGTAATAAGAGTGCTGAAGGAATTCAAAAAAGAAGGGCTGCTCGAAACCCGTGGCAGGAAGATTATTATCAGCGATATCAACCGACTGGTGGATATTGCAGGGCAGCCATAG
- a CDS encoding Crp/Fnr family transcriptional regulator yields MSLAGLFPIDKWNFKSQSILTGLPEEEYTFLCSRMTDLRYHKGEVIFREGVIATNIFYIKKGKVKKYRADGTGKEQIIYVANTGELVGYHALLAGGIYPDSAAAIEDSVIALIPREDFLQLLNSSPVLARRLLKTLSHEFTVLSNTISAFTQRSVKERLAITLIVLREKFKDETAPGEDILVQISRSDLANMVGTGIENIARLLSSFKAAGILTTHGKKICITDIKQLVAISGQTLG; encoded by the coding sequence ATGAGTTTGGCAGGCCTTTTTCCCATTGATAAATGGAATTTTAAATCACAGTCTATTTTAACTGGTCTTCCGGAAGAGGAATACACGTTCCTTTGCTCCCGGATGACAGACCTGCGTTATCATAAAGGGGAAGTGATTTTCAGGGAAGGAGTAATCGCTACCAACATCTTCTATATCAAAAAAGGAAAAGTAAAAAAATACCGGGCAGACGGAACAGGTAAGGAGCAGATCATCTATGTTGCCAATACCGGTGAGCTGGTAGGATATCATGCCCTGCTGGCCGGCGGTATCTATCCTGATTCTGCGGCCGCCATCGAAGACAGTGTGATTGCCCTCATTCCCCGGGAAGATTTTCTGCAGCTATTGAACAGCTCCCCCGTACTGGCACGCAGACTGCTGAAAACACTGAGCCACGAATTTACCGTACTGTCCAACACAATCTCTGCCTTTACCCAGCGCTCCGTCAAAGAGCGGCTTGCCATTACACTGATTGTTTTACGGGAGAAGTTCAAAGATGAGACAGCTCCCGGAGAAGATATTCTGGTACAGATTTCACGCAGTGACCTGGCCAATATGGTAGGCACCGGCATTGAGAATATAGCCAGGTTGCTCTCTTCCTTTAAAGCAGCCGGCATACTGACTACGCACGGCAAAAAGATTTGTATCACCGATATAAAACAACTGGTGGCTATCTCCGGCCAAACATTAGGGTAA